A single window of Eucalyptus grandis isolate ANBG69807.140 chromosome 1, ASM1654582v1, whole genome shotgun sequence DNA harbors:
- the LOC104425358 gene encoding iridoid oxidase — translation MDYEVVGLIIALLLWVLWAMVTERCHRRLEERGRLPPGPRWWPVVGNIFQLSWTPHKSFANLAREYGPIMTLWLGSMCTVVISSDEVAREMFKNHDVVLAGRKIYEAMKGDYSNEGSIITAQYGPHWRMLRRLSTTEFFVARRLDATESVRSRCVDRMVRFIEDAGESGTKSIDVGRFFFLMAFNLIGNLMFSKDLLDPKSKRGAKFFYHAGKVMELAGKPNLADFLPILRWLDPQGIRRNTQFHVERAFEIAGQFIKERMESMREGEVAEDRRKDFLDVLLEFRGDGAEEPSKFSSRTINVIVFEMFTAGTDTTTSTLEWAMAELLHNPHTLAKVQSELRSTIGLNRKFEEKDVEILPYLKAVIKETLRLHPPLPFLVPHMAMSSCKMLGYYIPKETQVLVNVWAIGRDPKTWKDPMKFKPERFLEPNTADYKGHHFEFIPFGSGRRMCPAVPLASRVLPLALGSLLHAFDWVLAGGTKPEEMDMSERMGITLRKAVPLKAIPIPHGGHNNQSGGHI, via the exons CATCGTCGCTTGGAGGAGCGAGGACGGTTGCCGCCAGGGCCACGTTGGTGGCCTGTGGTAGGAAATATATTCCAACTGAGTTGGACTCCGCACAAGTCGTTCGCCAACTTGGCTCGTGAGTACGGTCCAATAATGACTCTTTGGCTTGGCTCCATGTGTACAGTGGTGATCTCATCAGACGAAGTGGCTCGCGAAATGTTCAAGAACCATGACGTCGTTCTTGCAGGAAGAAAGATTTATGAGGCCATGAAGGGCGACTATAGCAACGAAGGCTCGATAATCACAGCTCAATACGGTCCTCACTGGCGCATGTTGAGGCGCCTTTCCACCACCGAGTTCTTTGTTGCTAGGCGCTTAGACGCCACGGAAAGCGTCCGGAGCAGGTGCGTCGATAGGATGGTGCGATTCATAGAGGATGCAGGAGAGTCCGGCACCAAGTCCATTGATGTTGggagattcttcttcttgatggctTTCAATCTCATCGGCAATCTCATGTTCTCCAAAGACCTCTTGGATCCGAAGTCAAAGAGAGGGgccaaatttttttaccatgccG GTAAGGTGATGGAGTTGGCCGGGAAGCCGAATTTGGCGGACTTCTTACCGATTTTGAGATGGCTAGATCCACAAGGAATACGAAGGAATACGCAATTCCACGTCGAACGAGCGTTTGAAATAGCGGGGCAGTTCATCAAAGAAAGAATGGAGAGCATGAGAGAAGGTGAAGTTGCAGAAGATAGGAGGAAGGACTTCTTAGACGTGTTGTTGGAGTTCCGTGGTGATGGTGCAGAGGAGCCTTCAAAGTTTTCTTCAAGAACCATCAATGTCATCGTCTTC gAAATGTTCACCGCGGGGACGGACACCACTACAAGCACACTTGAATGGGCGATGGCTGAGCTACTCCACAACCCCCATACCCTCGCCAAAGTCCAATCTGAGTTGAGAAGCACCATTGGCTTGAACCGAAAATTCGAAGAAAAGGATGTTGAAATCCTTCCTTACCTCAAAGCAGTCATCAAAGAAACCCTAAGGCTTCATCCACCCCTACCATTCTTGGTCCCGCACATGGCCATGAGCTCTTGCAAGATGCTTGGCTACTACATACCCAAAGAGACCCAAGTTCTAGTCAACGTGTGGGCGATTGGAAGAGACCCCAAGACATGGAAAGACCCTATGAAGTTCAAGCCGGAGAGATTCTTGGAGCCAAACACGGCAGATTACAAGGGACACCATTTCGAGTTCATTCCATTCGGATCAGGGCGTAGAATGTGCCCTGCTGTGCCGCTCGCCTCTCGAGTGCTTCCATTGGCGTTGGGGTCTCTGTTGCATGCATTCGATTGGGTTTTAGCAGGCGGCACGAAGCCGGAGGAGATGGACATGAGTGAAAGGATGGGTATCACATTAAGGAAAGCCGTTCCATTAAAGGCAATACCTATTCCACATGGAGGACATAATAATCAGAGCGGTGGTCATATTTGA